The proteins below are encoded in one region of Sulfitobacter sp. SK012:
- the fzlA gene encoding FtsZ-binding protein FzlA has product MARLFHVPLSPFCRKVRLSLAEKKIEVELVEERYWEQSADFMQRNPAGKVPVLFLDGHTMSESAAICEYIEETRPEPSLLPSDPLQRLEVRRLVSWFDDKFHADVTSKLLYERINKKVMQQGYPDSGNVKAGAKAIKYHLDYMAWLLDHRRWLAGDAMTLADFAAAAHLSSLDYISDVDWNRSDVVKDWYAKIKSRPAFRSILADQVSGFRPPAHYSDLDF; this is encoded by the coding sequence ATGGCCCGATTGTTTCACGTCCCCCTATCGCCCTTTTGCCGAAAAGTGCGGCTTAGCCTTGCCGAAAAAAAGATCGAGGTTGAGCTTGTTGAAGAGCGATATTGGGAGCAAAGCGCAGATTTTATGCAGCGCAACCCGGCGGGCAAAGTGCCTGTGTTGTTTCTGGATGGACACACGATGTCCGAAAGCGCGGCGATCTGCGAATATATCGAAGAGACACGGCCTGAGCCGTCCTTGTTGCCGTCTGATCCGTTGCAACGGCTCGAAGTGCGCCGGTTGGTCAGTTGGTTTGATGACAAATTCCATGCCGACGTGACGTCTAAGCTTTTGTATGAACGGATCAACAAGAAGGTCATGCAGCAAGGATACCCAGACAGCGGTAATGTCAAAGCGGGTGCGAAGGCAATCAAATACCATCTAGATTACATGGCATGGTTGCTGGATCATCGGCGCTGGCTGGCCGGAGATGCAATGACACTGGCGGATTTTGCGGCCGCTGCGCATTTGTCGTCGCTTGATTACATTTCGGACGTCGATTGGAACCGCAGCGATGTGGTCAAGGATTGGTACGCCAAGATTAAATCGCGACCGGCGTTTCGGTCTATTCTGGCAGATCAGGTGTCTGGCTTCCGTCCGCCAGCGCATTACA
- the mtgA gene encoding monofunctional biosynthetic peptidoglycan transglycosylase, which produces MAKRTSKSKTAKTAKTTPTRTVFQRIRWFCLRAICVVFIVIVGAVVLGRFIDPPTTAYMFGEGRRLGSVEQAWIPMDDIAPVMARSIVAAEDANFCEHWGFDVKAIRLAIAQGSNRGASTLSQQTVKNVYLWQGRSWFRKAMEAGMTPIVEAIWPKRRILEVYLNVAEFDEGVFGVRAAARHYFGVTPAKLSPTQAARLAAILPSPKTRSASKPTKYIRKRSAQIRDGAATIGKDGRAACFES; this is translated from the coding sequence ATGGCAAAACGTACGAGCAAATCCAAGACGGCAAAGACCGCCAAAACAACACCAACCCGGACTGTGTTTCAGCGCATTCGGTGGTTTTGCCTGCGCGCAATCTGTGTGGTTTTTATCGTCATCGTGGGGGCCGTGGTTCTGGGACGGTTCATTGATCCGCCAACGACGGCTTATATGTTTGGCGAGGGCCGGAGGCTGGGCAGCGTAGAGCAGGCGTGGATCCCCATGGATGACATTGCGCCGGTTATGGCGCGGTCTATTGTGGCGGCTGAGGATGCTAATTTCTGCGAGCATTGGGGGTTTGACGTCAAGGCGATCCGGTTGGCGATTGCCCAGGGGTCGAACCGCGGTGCCTCAACCTTGAGCCAGCAGACCGTCAAGAACGTGTATCTATGGCAAGGGCGGTCGTGGTTTCGCAAGGCGATGGAAGCGGGCATGACCCCAATCGTTGAGGCGATCTGGCCCAAGCGGCGCATTCTTGAGGTTTATCTGAATGTCGCGGAATTCGACGAGGGCGTGTTTGGCGTGCGTGCAGCGGCCAGACATTACTTTGGCGTCACCCCCGCCAAACTGAGCCCGACCCAAGCGGCGCGGTTGGCAGCGATCTTGCCATCGCCCAAAACACGCTCGGCCTCAAAGCCCACAAAATATATTCGCAAACGCAGCGCGCAAATACGCGATGGAGCGGCAACAATCGGCAAAGATGGCCGCGCAGCTTGTTTCGAGAGTTGA
- a CDS encoding flavin monoamine oxidase family protein, with protein sequence MHTLIIGGGLSGLSLATQLHRDGHDFLLLEARDRLGGRILTQTVGKGYFDLGPGWFWPGQPRIAALIAELGLKKFDQHYEGILTFEDENGVQHGRGHASMQGSYRLEGGLGALIDGLANTIPADNMRLNAEVTTLEKTSSGITAKLTDGTSLNAQHVVLALPPRVAAEMAFTPALPTPALRSMTDIPTWMAGQAKAVAVYETPFWRAQDLSGDAMSRVGPMVEIHDASPADGRLGALFGFIGVPPEARQDETALRSHVTAQLTRLFGPQAAHPKALFIKDWAADSKTATQLDLAPMYAHPTYSLPSNLKDPWGGCLSFSGTEVAPQFGGFLEGALEAAEASFKFLQHAYGSQAEV encoded by the coding sequence ATGCACACCTTAATCATCGGCGGCGGCCTTTCTGGCCTCAGCCTCGCCACGCAATTACACCGCGACGGTCACGATTTCTTGCTGCTTGAAGCACGAGACCGCTTGGGCGGACGCATCCTGACGCAAACCGTTGGCAAGGGCTATTTTGACTTGGGGCCAGGTTGGTTTTGGCCCGGACAGCCCCGGATCGCAGCATTGATCGCAGAGCTAGGGCTCAAGAAATTCGATCAGCACTACGAAGGCATCCTGACTTTTGAGGATGAAAATGGCGTACAGCATGGGCGCGGACATGCATCTATGCAGGGGTCCTACCGTCTTGAAGGCGGTCTCGGGGCGCTCATCGATGGTCTGGCAAACACCATCCCGGCTGACAACATGCGCCTCAACGCTGAGGTTACGACCCTTGAAAAAACATCTAGCGGAATAACCGCCAAACTTACGGACGGCACATCGCTGAACGCGCAGCATGTTGTGCTGGCCTTGCCTCCACGCGTCGCCGCTGAGATGGCGTTTACGCCCGCTCTTCCTACGCCTGCCCTTCGCAGTATGACTGATATTCCAACTTGGATGGCCGGTCAGGCCAAGGCCGTTGCGGTTTATGAGACGCCCTTTTGGCGTGCCCAAGATCTGTCGGGAGACGCGATGAGCCGTGTCGGCCCGATGGTCGAAATCCACGACGCCTCTCCAGCGGACGGCCGTTTGGGCGCGCTCTTTGGATTTATCGGAGTTCCTCCAGAAGCGCGACAAGACGAGACAGCGCTGCGGTCGCATGTTACCGCCCAACTAACACGGCTTTTTGGCCCGCAAGCCGCGCACCCAAAAGCGCTGTTTATCAAGGATTGGGCCGCTGATTCCAAGACAGCAACCCAGCTTGACCTGGCCCCGATGTATGCGCATCCAACCTACAGCCTACCCTCCAACCTCAAAGATCCTTGGGGCGGGTGCCTCAGCTTTTCTGGAACCGAAGTTGCACCTCAATTTGGCGGCTTTCTTGAAGGAGCTCTCGAAGCAGCGGAAGCATCATTTAAATTCCTGCAGCATGCTTATGGATCACAAGCAGAGGTCTGA
- a CDS encoding NAD(P)-dependent oxidoreductase, which translates to MAKQPMLKFTSVERDMPEKRPPNLRREDFHEIYAEYADAKAREQSSRCSQCGVPYCQSHCPLHNNIPDWLRLTAEGRLQEAYEISQATNTFPEICGRICPQDRLCEGNCVIEQSGHGTVTIGSVEKYITDTAWEKGWVQPIKPAQERTQSVGIIGAGPGGLAAADVLRRQGVQVTIYDRYDRAGGLLTYGIPGFKLEKDIVTRRNDQLAQGGVTFKLNCNVGEDISFDEIRRAHDAIIIATGVYKSRDLQAPGVGVQGLVPALDFLTVSNKKSFGDDVPKFDDGSLNASGKRVVVIGGGDTAMDCVRTSVRQGAASVKCLYRRDRANMPGSQREVQNAEEEGVVFEWLSAPKGFTGDPILGVMVQKMRLGQPDVTGRQAPEVIDGADYVEDADLVIMALGFEPEDLPTLWKCPDLPVNRWGTIKADYVTGATEAEGVYAVGDIVRGASLVVWAIKDGRDCAEAILAKLGTAEVMAAE; encoded by the coding sequence ATGGCAAAACAGCCGATGCTTAAATTCACCAGCGTTGAGCGGGATATGCCCGAGAAACGTCCGCCTAATCTACGCCGTGAAGATTTTCATGAGATATATGCAGAGTACGCGGACGCCAAAGCCCGCGAGCAGTCCAGCCGGTGCAGTCAATGTGGTGTGCCGTATTGTCAGTCGCATTGTCCGCTGCACAACAATATTCCCGATTGGTTGCGCCTGACCGCCGAAGGCCGCCTTCAAGAGGCGTATGAGATCAGCCAGGCCACAAATACATTCCCCGAGATTTGTGGTCGGATTTGCCCGCAGGACCGTCTGTGCGAAGGCAATTGCGTTATCGAACAATCGGGCCACGGCACTGTCACCATTGGGTCGGTCGAAAAATACATTACCGACACCGCATGGGAAAAGGGCTGGGTCCAGCCAATCAAACCGGCGCAGGAACGGACTCAGAGTGTTGGGATTATCGGCGCGGGTCCGGGCGGCCTTGCTGCGGCGGATGTACTGCGGCGTCAGGGTGTGCAGGTCACGATCTATGACAGATATGACCGTGCGGGCGGGCTTCTGACCTACGGCATTCCTGGCTTTAAGTTGGAGAAAGACATTGTGACCCGTCGCAATGATCAACTGGCGCAAGGTGGCGTGACCTTTAAGCTGAATTGCAATGTCGGCGAGGACATCAGTTTTGATGAAATTCGCCGTGCACATGATGCGATTATTATCGCTACAGGTGTCTATAAAAGCAGAGATTTACAGGCCCCTGGTGTCGGTGTGCAGGGCCTTGTCCCGGCGCTTGATTTCTTGACTGTGAGCAACAAGAAGAGCTTTGGCGATGACGTGCCGAAATTTGATGATGGCAGCCTGAATGCGAGTGGCAAACGGGTTGTTGTGATCGGTGGTGGCGATACGGCCATGGACTGTGTCCGGACGAGCGTGCGGCAAGGTGCGGCAAGCGTGAAATGCCTGTACCGCCGCGACCGGGCCAACATGCCGGGCAGCCAGCGTGAAGTTCAAAACGCCGAGGAAGAAGGCGTTGTGTTTGAATGGTTGAGCGCGCCCAAGGGTTTTACCGGAGATCCGATTTTGGGCGTGATGGTCCAAAAAATGCGTTTGGGGCAGCCCGACGTCACTGGCCGTCAGGCCCCCGAAGTGATCGATGGTGCGGATTATGTTGAAGACGCTGACTTGGTGATTATGGCGCTGGGCTTTGAGCCTGAGGACCTGCCAACGTTGTGGAAATGCCCGGACCTGCCGGTGAACCGTTGGGGTACGATCAAAGCCGATTATGTGACCGGAGCCACCGAGGCCGAGGGCGTTTATGCGGTGGGCGATATTGTGCGCGGCGCGTCACTGGTTGTTTGGGCGATCAAGGATGGGCGCGACTGTGCCGAGGCGATCCTTGCCAAGCTGGGAACTGCTGAAGTGATGGCGGCTGAGTGA
- a CDS encoding cupin domain-containing protein, producing the protein MELNADFSQRVVIHSDQLDWQASPMAGVDRRMLDRIGGEVARATTIVRYAPDSKFSAHTHTGGEEFIVLDGVFQDEHGDFPAGTYVRNPPTSAHTPGSEAGCTIFVKLWQFDMNDRKQIRVDMAVEAQKGRTILHQDPQETVTYHALDAGKALAQDLPGGAELLVLSGTLSEGGDILREGSWLRLPEGANLDASAGPDGAAVWMKTGHLPFASAPRP; encoded by the coding sequence ATGGAACTCAACGCAGACTTCTCCCAGCGGGTGGTGATCCACTCAGATCAACTGGATTGGCAGGCCTCCCCAATGGCTGGGGTTGATCGGCGCATGCTAGACCGCATCGGCGGAGAGGTTGCGCGCGCGACGACGATTGTGCGGTATGCACCCGACTCGAAATTCTCTGCGCACACCCACACGGGAGGTGAAGAATTCATCGTACTCGACGGTGTATTCCAAGACGAGCATGGCGATTTTCCTGCTGGAACATATGTCCGAAACCCACCCACAAGCGCGCACACCCCCGGTTCAGAGGCTGGCTGCACCATCTTCGTCAAGCTGTGGCAATTCGACATGAATGACCGCAAGCAAATCCGCGTTGATATGGCCGTGGAGGCTCAAAAAGGGCGCACCATTCTGCACCAAGATCCTCAAGAAACAGTGACATATCACGCGCTCGACGCAGGCAAAGCCCTTGCCCAAGACCTACCCGGCGGTGCCGAACTTCTGGTTCTTTCGGGAACCCTGTCTGAAGGGGGTGATATCCTGCGCGAGGGGAGCTGGTTGCGCTTGCCTGAGGGGGCAAATCTTGATGCGAGTGCTGGGCCGGATGGCGCTGCGGTCTGGATGAAAACGGGCCACTTGCCTTTCGCTTCTGCTCCGCGCCCATGA
- a CDS encoding GFA family protein: MSKDIKGQCLCGAVTVSAKVDKPRLRVCHCDMCRQHTSGGFYSIETLPDSINVAGPAQSFISSDWAERGFCSTCGSTLWYGMQHDGSRNLAAGLFPDAGGGVLKIEFFTDMCPAGYRLAGDHKKLSTEETTAMFAPFEGDAK, from the coding sequence ATGTCTAAAGATATCAAAGGCCAGTGTTTATGCGGCGCGGTAACGGTCTCTGCCAAGGTAGATAAACCGCGGTTGCGTGTTTGCCATTGTGACATGTGCCGCCAGCATACATCCGGTGGGTTCTATTCGATTGAAACATTGCCAGACAGCATCAATGTTGCCGGGCCTGCGCAGTCATTCATATCGTCCGATTGGGCCGAGCGAGGGTTCTGCAGCACCTGTGGCTCCACGCTTTGGTACGGCATGCAGCATGATGGGTCGCGCAATCTGGCGGCTGGACTGTTCCCAGATGCCGGGGGCGGGGTCCTCAAGATAGAATTTTTTACGGATATGTGTCCCGCGGGCTATCGCCTTGCTGGGGATCACAAAAAGTTAAGTACTGAAGAAACAACTGCGATGTTCGCCCCCTTTGAAGGAGACGCCAAATGA
- the gltB gene encoding glutamate synthase large subunit, protein MTKYDDAWVAREEAKRAMVAEKGMYSPEEEHSSCGVGLVVNIDGSKTRDVVLSGIKALKAIWHRGAVDADGKTGDGAGIHVQIPVPFFYDQVRRTGHTPREDQLIAVGQVFLPRTDFAAQETCRTIVETEVLRMGYYIYGWRHVPVDISMLGEKANATRPEIEQILISNSKGVDEETFERELYVIRRRIEKAAVAAQVPTLYIASMSCRSIIYKGMMLAEQVAEFYPDLMDDRFVSAFAIYHQRYSTNTFPQWWLAQPFRMLAHNGEINTLKGNLNWMKSHEIRMASATFGDMAEDIKPIVAAGSSDSAALDAVFEVLVRAGRTAPMAKTMLVPESWSKQAVELPQTWRDMYSYCNSVMEPWDGPAALAMTDGRWVCAGLDRNGLRPMRYVVTDDGMLIAGSEAGMVPQDEVRVVCKGALGPGQLLAVDMTDGKMYLDTEIKDKLASARPFGEWVGKINELDSAIAAVTEKPMFSGGELRRRQVAAGYTIEELEQILAPMAEDGKETLASMGDDTPSAVLSGQYRPLSHFFRQNFSQVTNPPIDSLREFRVMSLKTRFGNLKNVLDEDSSQTEILVLDSPFMGNAQFEELQGHFNADVVTIDCTFEPGTGSLSAGLSRIRAEAEDAVRSGAGHLVLTDQNSSAGRVAMPMILATSAVHSNLTRKGLRTFTSINVRSAECIDPHYFAVLIGCGATVVNAYLAEDSIADRIGRGLLDGTLTEAIRRYRDAIDQGLLKIMAKMGISVISSYRGGLNFEAVGLSRAMVAEYFPGMTSRISGIGVSGIQHKAEEVHDRGWRGDGVVMPIGGFYKARQSGETHAWEATSMHMLQAACTRASYEMWKQYSAKMQSNPPIHLRDLLDIKPLGAPVPLEEVESITTIRKRFVTPGMSLGALSPEAHKTLNVAMNRIGAKSDSGEGGEDPAHFVPEANGDNPSAKIKQVASGRFGVTAEYLNQCEELEIKVAQGAKPGEGGQLPGMKVTELIARLRHSTPGVMLISPPPHHDIYSIEDLAQLIYDLKQINPRAKVTVKLVASSGVGTIAAGVAKAKADIILISGHNGGTGASPATSIKYAGLPWEMGLTEAHQVLSMNNLRERVTLRTDGGLRTGRDIVMAAMLGAEEYGIGTAALIAMGCIMVRQCQSNTCPVGVCTQDEDLRAKFTGNADKVVNLIGFYAQEVREILASIGARSIDDIVGRADLLAQVSRGSAHLDDLDLNPLLITVDGASETVYDRDKPRNAVLDTLDTKIVRDAARFLEDGEKMQLSYAVQNTHRTVGTRVSSHIVKKFGMRNTLQPDHLTVKLTGSAGQSLGAFAAPGLKLEVSGDANDYVGKGLSGGTIVVRPPMASKIVASENTIIGNTVLYGATDGYLFAAGRAGERFAVRNSGAYVVIEGCGSNGCEYMTGGVAVILGEVGPNFGAGMTGGMAYLYDPKGLAPAMMNMETLVTCSVSEGYWMTDLEQLLERHLEETGSKKAAEILQNWDSEKAHFMQICPKEMLTRLPAPLVLEQAAVPAE, encoded by the coding sequence ATGACCAAATATGATGACGCATGGGTGGCCCGCGAAGAAGCCAAGCGCGCCATGGTGGCCGAAAAGGGCATGTATTCGCCAGAGGAAGAGCATTCATCCTGTGGTGTCGGCTTGGTCGTGAATATCGACGGGTCGAAAACGCGCGATGTGGTTCTGAGCGGTATCAAAGCGCTCAAGGCGATTTGGCACCGGGGTGCGGTAGACGCGGACGGAAAAACAGGCGACGGCGCGGGCATCCACGTCCAGATTCCAGTGCCGTTTTTCTACGATCAGGTACGCCGGACAGGGCACACGCCCCGGGAAGACCAGTTGATCGCTGTGGGCCAAGTGTTCTTGCCGCGCACAGATTTTGCCGCCCAAGAAACCTGCCGAACCATCGTGGAAACCGAAGTCCTGCGGATGGGGTATTATATCTATGGATGGCGCCATGTGCCGGTGGATATTTCCATGCTGGGCGAAAAGGCCAATGCGACGCGGCCTGAAATTGAGCAAATCCTGATTTCGAACTCCAAGGGGGTCGATGAGGAGACGTTTGAGCGTGAGCTTTATGTGATCCGCCGCCGCATTGAGAAGGCTGCAGTGGCTGCACAGGTGCCGACGCTTTATATCGCGTCGATGTCGTGCCGGTCGATCATCTACAAAGGGATGATGTTGGCCGAACAGGTTGCGGAGTTCTATCCGGATTTGATGGACGACCGTTTTGTCAGTGCATTTGCGATCTATCACCAGCGGTATTCGACAAACACCTTTCCCCAGTGGTGGCTTGCGCAGCCGTTTCGGATGCTTGCGCATAACGGCGAGATCAACACCCTAAAGGGTAACCTTAACTGGATGAAATCGCACGAAATTCGCATGGCGTCAGCCACGTTTGGAGACATGGCTGAGGATATCAAACCCATCGTGGCGGCGGGGTCATCGGATTCTGCGGCCTTGGATGCTGTTTTTGAAGTGCTGGTTCGGGCAGGGCGTACAGCGCCGATGGCCAAGACGATGCTGGTGCCTGAATCGTGGTCCAAGCAGGCGGTGGAACTGCCGCAGACATGGCGCGACATGTATTCCTATTGCAACTCGGTGATGGAGCCGTGGGACGGCCCCGCAGCACTTGCAATGACCGATGGTCGCTGGGTGTGTGCCGGGCTTGACCGCAATGGTTTGCGCCCGATGCGCTATGTCGTGACAGACGACGGCATGCTGATCGCGGGATCCGAGGCTGGAATGGTGCCGCAAGATGAGGTGCGCGTTGTCTGCAAAGGTGCGCTTGGGCCGGGGCAGTTGTTGGCGGTCGATATGACCGATGGCAAAATGTACTTGGACACCGAAATCAAAGATAAGCTGGCGAGTGCGCGGCCCTTTGGTGAGTGGGTCGGCAAGATCAACGAGCTGGACAGCGCAATTGCAGCAGTCACCGAAAAGCCGATGTTTAGCGGTGGTGAATTGCGCCGACGTCAGGTTGCAGCGGGTTATACCATCGAAGAGTTGGAGCAAATTCTTGCCCCGATGGCCGAAGACGGCAAGGAAACGCTCGCGAGTATGGGCGATGATACGCCCTCGGCAGTGCTTTCGGGTCAGTACCGCCCGCTGAGCCATTTCTTCCGTCAGAACTTTAGCCAGGTTACGAACCCGCCGATTGATAGTTTGCGTGAATTCCGGGTGATGAGCCTGAAGACACGGTTCGGCAACCTCAAGAACGTGCTGGATGAAGACAGCAGCCAGACCGAAATTCTGGTGCTTGATAGTCCGTTCATGGGCAACGCACAGTTCGAAGAATTGCAGGGCCATTTCAACGCTGACGTGGTGACCATCGATTGTACGTTTGAGCCGGGAACAGGCAGCCTGAGCGCAGGGCTTTCGCGAATCAGGGCCGAAGCGGAGGATGCCGTGCGGTCCGGTGCCGGCCATCTTGTGCTGACGGATCAAAACAGCAGTGCTGGCCGAGTGGCCATGCCGATGATCTTGGCGACCAGCGCGGTGCATAGCAATCTGACGCGCAAAGGTCTGCGGACATTTACATCGATAAACGTAAGGTCGGCGGAGTGTATCGACCCGCATTATTTTGCTGTGCTGATCGGCTGTGGCGCGACGGTTGTGAACGCCTATTTGGCAGAGGATTCGATTGCCGATCGCATCGGGCGCGGCTTGCTGGATGGGACATTGACCGAAGCGATCCGCCGGTACCGCGATGCGATCGACCAAGGCCTGCTCAAGATCATGGCGAAGATGGGGATTTCGGTGATCTCTTCTTATCGCGGTGGGCTGAACTTTGAAGCGGTGGGACTAAGCCGAGCCATGGTCGCAGAATATTTCCCCGGTATGACCAGCCGGATCAGCGGTATTGGCGTGAGCGGCATTCAGCACAAAGCAGAAGAAGTGCATGACCGCGGCTGGCGCGGCGATGGCGTCGTGATGCCCATCGGTGGGTTCTATAAAGCGCGCCAATCTGGCGAGACGCACGCATGGGAAGCAACCTCGATGCACATGCTGCAAGCGGCCTGCACGCGCGCTTCTTATGAAATGTGGAAGCAGTATTCGGCCAAGATGCAGAGCAATCCACCGATCCATCTGCGCGATCTGTTGGACATCAAACCCTTGGGTGCCCCTGTGCCTTTGGAAGAAGTGGAAAGCATTACCACCATCCGCAAGCGGTTCGTGACACCGGGCATGTCGCTGGGCGCACTTAGCCCTGAGGCACATAAAACGCTTAACGTGGCGATGAACCGGATCGGTGCAAAATCTGACAGTGGGGAGGGTGGCGAAGACCCGGCGCATTTTGTGCCAGAAGCAAACGGAGACAATCCGTCCGCGAAGATCAAACAGGTCGCTTCTGGCCGGTTTGGCGTTACTGCGGAATACTTGAACCAGTGTGAAGAGCTGGAAATCAAGGTCGCCCAAGGTGCCAAGCCCGGTGAAGGTGGGCAGTTGCCCGGTATGAAAGTGACGGAGCTGATCGCACGCCTACGCCATTCGACACCCGGCGTGATGCTGATTTCGCCACCGCCGCACCACGATATCTACTCGATCGAGGATTTGGCCCAGCTGATCTATGACCTTAAGCAGATCAACCCGCGCGCCAAAGTGACGGTTAAGCTGGTCGCGTCGTCGGGTGTAGGCACAATTGCCGCCGGAGTCGCCAAAGCGAAGGCCGACATCATTCTGATTTCTGGCCACAATGGTGGAACCGGCGCATCGCCTGCGACCTCGATCAAATATGCAGGTCTGCCGTGGGAAATGGGCCTGACAGAGGCGCATCAGGTTCTGTCGATGAACAACCTGCGTGAGCGAGTGACCTTGCGCACCGATGGTGGGCTTCGTACCGGTCGCGATATCGTAATGGCGGCAATGCTGGGGGCCGAGGAATACGGTATCGGCACAGCGGCATTGATTGCGATGGGGTGCATTATGGTGCGTCAGTGCCAATCAAACACCTGCCCCGTGGGCGTGTGTACGCAGGACGAAGATCTGCGTGCTAAATTCACTGGCAACGCCGATAAGGTGGTAAATCTAATCGGGTTTTACGCGCAAGAAGTGCGGGAGATCCTGGCCAGTATTGGCGCGCGGAGCATCGATGACATCGTCGGTCGTGCGGATTTGCTGGCCCAGGTCAGCCGCGGTTCGGCGCATCTGGATGACCTTGACCTGAACCCGCTTTTGATCACCGTCGATGGCGCATCAGAGACTGTTTATGACCGCGATAAGCCGCGCAATGCTGTGCTTGATACGCTGGACACCAAGATTGTACGCGATGCGGCACGGTTCCTGGAAGATGGTGAAAAAATGCAGCTGAGCTATGCGGTGCAAAATACGCACCGGACTGTGGGCACACGTGTTTCCAGCCATATCGTCAAGAAATTCGGGATGCGTAACACGCTGCAGCCTGATCACTTGACGGTTAAGCTCACAGGGTCCGCTGGCCAGTCGCTAGGCGCGTTTGCGGCACCGGGTCTTAAACTTGAAGTGTCCGGGGACGCTAATGATTATGTCGGCAAGGGATTGTCCGGAGGCACCATCGTTGTGCGCCCGCCCATGGCAAGCAAGATCGTGGCATCTGAGAATACCATCATCGGAAACACAGTGCTTTATGGCGCGACAGACGGATATCTCTTTGCAGCAGGGCGCGCAGGCGAGCGCTTTGCTGTGCGCAACTCGGGTGCGTATGTCGTGATCGAAGGCTGTGGCAGCAACGGCTGTGAATACATGACCGGCGGTGTTGCCGTGATCCTTGGTGAAGTCGGGCCCAATTTTGGGGCCGGGATGACCGGGGGGATGGCGTATCTTTATGATCCCAAAGGGTTGGCACCAGCAATGATGAATATGGAAACGCTGGTGACATGCAGCGTTTCCGAGGGATATTGGATGACTGACTTGGAACAGTTGTTGGAACGGCATCTGGAAGAGACCGGTAGCAAAAAGGCCGCTGAAATCTTGCAGAACTGGGACAGTGAAAAGGCGCATTTCATGCAGATTTGCCCGAAGGAAATGCTGACTCGTTTGCCTGCGCCGTTGGTGTTGGAACAAGCGGCGGTCCCTGCTGAGTAA